A genome region from Patescibacteria group bacterium includes the following:
- a CDS encoding formylglycine-generating enzyme family protein, with translation MLYYKYFFVILAFTVLAVMLVGCGKDSQNPLESQDSNLQVRTNEIFSSDGASMALIPAGEFQMGDSFNEGDSDERPVHTVYLDAFYMDVYEVTNAQYKKFMDATGHKTTPEYWNYPVLNGPDHPVVGVSWYDAKAYAEWAGKRLPTEAEWEKAARGGLVGKRYSWGDTLTYDDVYVYSGLGKPQLTFPVGSFAPNGYGLYDMAGNAYEWCTDWYDSDYYLRSPESNPTGPETGIWTVLRGGEWQYSSSDQHRLRVAMRFGLAPILTDITLGFRCAMDATK, from the coding sequence ATGTTGTATTATAAGTATTTCTTTGTGATTTTGGCTTTTACGGTTCTTGCGGTTATGTTGGTTGGTTGTGGTAAAGACAGTCAGAATCCACTGGAATCTCAAGATTCTAATCTTCAGGTGAGAACAAATGAGATATTCAGTTCAGACGGTGCGTCGATGGCTCTCATCCCTGCGGGAGAATTTCAGATGGGCGATTCATTTAATGAAGGCGATAGCGATGAAAGACCAGTGCATACAGTTTATCTTGACGCCTTTTATATGGATGTTTATGAGGTAACTAATGCACAATATAAAAAGTTCATGGATGCAACTGGACACAAAACAACACCAGAATATTGGAATTACCCAGTTCTCAATGGGCCAGATCATCCAGTAGTCGGAGTATCATGGTATGATGCTAAGGCTTATGCGGAGTGGGCTGGTAAGCGACTCCCAACAGAAGCTGAATGGGAAAAGGCGGCTCGGGGTGGTCTTGTCGGCAAACGTTATTCGTGGGGAGATACTCTGACTTATGATGATGTATATGTATATAGTGGCCTTGGTAAACCGCAATTGACATTCCCTGTTGGTAGCTTTGCTCCGAATGGGTATGGTTTGTATGATATGGCAGGAAATGCCTACGAGTGGTGTACTGATTGGTATGATTCTGATTATTATTTAAGATCGCCAGAATCAAATCCAACGGGACCAGAGACTGGAATATGGACTGTGTTGCGCGGTGGCGAGTGGCAATATAGCTCTTCTGACCAGCATCGCCTTCGCGTAGCTATGCGCTTTGGTCTCGCTCCCATTCTCACGGACATCACTCTTGGCTTTCGTTGCGCCATGGACGCAACCAAATGA